A part of Mustela erminea isolate mMusErm1 chromosome 9, mMusErm1.Pri, whole genome shotgun sequence genomic DNA contains:
- the LOC116599287 gene encoding olfactory receptor 5W2-like: MDEGNCSSLTEFIFLGITDNRGMKVTLFTTFLVVYLINLFANIGMITLIRMDSQLHTPMYFFLSHLSFCDLCYTTAVGPKMLVDLLAKKKSIPFFGCALQFLIFCMFGDSECLLLAVMAFDRYKAISNPLLYTASMSNRLCSLLMAAVYMLGTADALLHTTLTFRLCFCGSNEINHFFCDMPPLLLLSCSDTQVNELVIFTVFGFIELSTISGVLVSYCYIILSVLKIHSAEGRFKAFSTCTSHLTAVAIFQGTILFMYFRPSSSYSLDQDKMTSLFYTLVIPMLNPLVYSLRNKDVKEALKS; this comes from the coding sequence ATGGACGAAGGAAATTGCTCATCCTtgacagaattcattttcttgggAATTACCGATAACCGTGGGATGAAAGTGACCCTATTTACAACATTTCTTGTTGTTTATCTCATTAATCTTTTTGCAAATATTGGAATGATCACTTTAATTAGAATGGATTCCCAGCTTCACACACCTATGTACTTTTTCCTCAGCCATCTCTCCTTCTGTGACCTTTGTTATACCACAGCAGTTGGGCCCAAAATGTTGGTAGACCTCTTagccaaaaaaaaatcaatcccttTCTTTGGCTGTGCTCTGCAGTTCTTGATCTTCTGTATGTTTGGTGATTCTGAGTGTCTGCTGCTGGCAGTGATGGCCTTTGATCGGTATAAGGCTATTAGCAACCCCTTGCTCTACACAGCCAGCATGTCCAACAGactgtgctccctgctcatggCTGCAGTTTACATGCTGGGAACAGCAGATGCCTTGTTACACACGACTTTAACATTCCGCTTATGTTTCTGTGGATCGAATGAGATTAATCATTTCTTCTGTGATATGCCTCCTCTACTATTGCTGTCTTGTTCAGATACACAGGTCAATGAGTTAGTGATATTCACTGTTTTTGGATTCATTGAACTGAGTACCATTTCAGGAGTGCTTGTCTCTTATTGTTATATAATCTTATCAGTCTTGAAGATCCACTCTGCTGAGGGGAGGTTCAAAGCTTTCTCCACCTGCACCTCCCACTTAACTGCTGTTGCAATTTTCCAAGGAACTATACTCTTCATGTATTTCCGGCCGAGTTCTTCCTACTCCCTTGATCAAGATAAAATGACCTCATTGTTTTACACCCTTGTGATTCCAATGCTAAACCCACTGGTGTATAGCCTGCGGAACAAGGATGTGAAAGAGGCCCtaaaaagctga
- the LOC116599286 gene encoding olfactory receptor-like protein OLF1 has protein sequence MEWMDGNNTLVTEFILLGFLTCPELQIVLFLVFLTLYGMILTGNIGLMMLIRTDPHLQTPMYFFLSNLSFADLCYSSVIVPKMLFNFLSENKSISYYGCALQFYFFCAFADTESFILAAMAYDRYVAICNPLLYTAVMSRGICVWLIALSYIGGNMSSLVHTSFAFILKYCDKNVINHFFCDLPPLLKLSCTDTSVNEWLLSTYGSSVEIICFIVIIVSYFFILRSVLRIRSSSGRKKTFSTCASHLTSVAIYQGTLLFIYSRPSYLYSPNTDKIISVFYTIIIPVLNPLIYSLRNKDVKDAAKRAMGLKVDSS, from the coding sequence atggaatggatggatggaaacaACACATTGGTGACTGAGTTTATCCTCTTAGGATTCCTGACATGCCCTGAACTGCAGATTGTCCTGTTCCTCGTGTTTCTGACCTTGTATGGTATGATCTTAACAGGGAACATTGGACTGATGATGTTAATCAGGACTGATCCTCACCTTCAAACCCCTATGTATTTCTTCCTCAGCAACCTCTCCTTTGCAGATCTCTGTTACTCCTCAGTCATTGTTCCCAAAATGCTGTTCAATTTCCTCTCAGAGAACAAATCTATCTCCTATTATGGCTGTGccctgcagttttattttttctgtgcttttgcCGATACAGAATCCTTTATCTTGGCTGCCATGGCATACGATCGCTATGTCGCCATCTGTAACCCTTTACTGTATACAGCTGTGATGTCTCGGGGCATCTGTGTATGGTTGATAGCCTTGTCCTACATTGGAGGTAACATGAGTTCCCTGGTTCACACATCCTTTGCCTTTATTCTGAAGTACTGtgataaaaatgtcattaatcattttttctgtgacctccctcccctgcttaaGCTATCTTGCACAGACACCTCAGTTAATGAATGGCTTCTCTCCACTTATGGCAGCTCAGTGGAAATTATCTGCTTCATCGTCATCATCGTCTCCTACTTTTTCATCCTCCGCTCAGTCTTGAGGATCCGCTCTTCCAGCGGGAGGAAGAAAACCTTTTCCACATGTGCCTCTCACTTGACTTCTGTGGCCATCTATCAGGGGACTCTTCTCTTCATTTACTCACGGCCCAGCTATCTGTATTCTCCCAACACTGATAAAATTATCTCCGTGTTCTACACCATTATCATCCCAGTGCTGAACCCGTTGATTTATAGTTTgagaaataaagatgtaaaagatGCTGCTAAGAGAGCTATGGGGTTAAAGGTAGATTCTTCATGA